From the Cryptomeria japonica chromosome 2, Sugi_1.0, whole genome shotgun sequence genome, one window contains:
- the LOC131046184 gene encoding uncharacterized protein LOC131046184 yields the protein MVNTSPPWLKLNFDGVARSGSTGGGGIIRDNLGNLVLAYVGNFDSISSNMVEALALFWGLKLALGINAKILIIEVDSKLIIEATKGISGISWMINNVIKDIRSMIVWLEEFKIQHIYREGNVMVDSLAVTGLEIKGMRC from the coding sequence ATGGTCAACACCTCCCCCCCTTGGCTCaagcttaattttgatggtgttgctCGTAGTGGTTCTACGGGAGGGGGTGGAATTATCAGGGACAACTTGGGCAACCTGGTTTTGGCCTATGTGGGAAATTTTGACTCTATCTCGAGCAACATGGTTGAAGCCCTTGCTCTCTTTTGGGGGCTTAAGCTGGCTCTTGGCATCAATGCTAAAATATTGATCATTGAAGTGGACTCTAAGCTAATTATTGAGGCCACTAAAGGCATTTCAGGGATCAGTTGGATGATCAACAATGTCATCAAGGACATCCGGTCCATGATAGTCTGgctggaggaatttaaaattcaacATATCTATAGAGAGGGGAATGTGATGGTGGACTCTCTGGCTGTGACGGGGCTGGAGATAAAAGGTATGAGGTGCTAG